A segment of the bacterium genome:
GGTAATAACGGGAATATAACCCCTCTGCCCGAGTTCCATAGCAATTGCGAACCCAATTCCTCTTGACCCACCCGTTATAATAGCCACTTTGCTCATAAGACCTCCTTATTTTTCCCTTCGGGTAAATAAGTGAGCCACCCTTAATGGCTCTAGTATTTTATAATGCAACGTATTTTCTAAAACTACCTTGATGGCCATATCAAGGTCAACGAGATGGCCAATGGATACGTAAAGCGGTTTTGATCTATCCTTGGTAACAAGGCAGGCTCCAATGACGGCATTGTTTCTATCCCTTAGATAGGTAAAGTTTCCTCGAACAAGCTCAGGCATATCGCAATATCCATACAATCTACTCTTTGCGACCCCTATTGTTGGAAGATTCAATAAAACCCCAAGGTGGGAGGCAACGCCAAATCCCCGTGGATGGGCAATTCCTTGGCCATCAACGAGCACGATATCGGGTTTAACTTTCAGCTTATTGTAAGAATCTATTAGAAATGGCACCTCTCTGAAAGCGAGATAACCGGGGATATAAGGAAATTCAATCCCTCTTTTGACAACTGCTACATCCAGCAATTTAAACTGCCTATTAAAAACCACAAAAACTCCAACACCTTCATTTTTACGATAAGAAACGTCGCATCCACCAATATATTCATAATCTTGAAGCTTATTTACAGTGATAACAAGGCTTCTCAGCTCCTCCTGAACTTTTTTAAGTAGTTGAATTTCAGGAAGTTTCTCTTTCATACAATGCCTTCAATTCATTTTCATCGACTTCTATTTCTTCACCCGTCTCCATATTTCTTACCCTCACCTTCCCTCGCATTATCTCATCCTCACCAACAATAATCGTCCTTTGTGCGCCAATTCTGTCGGCAATTTTTAACTGTGCTTTCAAACTTTTAAGCTCATAACACATATCCGAAGGAATGTACCAATCTCTTAGTTTTTTCAGAAGTCTTATTCCATAACCTCTTTCTACCTCTCCGACGGTAGCAACAAAGTAAAATGGTCCTTTCAACTTTGGAATCGCACTTTCCATCGCAACCACAATCCTATCCACGCCAATGGCAAAACCCATAGCCGGTGTTGCAGGGCCTCCCAGTTCTTCCACAAGTCTGTCATATCTCCCACCGCCACATACAGTATCTTGGGCTCCCAACTCTTTAACTTTAATCTCAAAGACGGTATGTGTGTAATAATCAAGGCCCCTCACGAGTTTCGGATTTATAGTATACTCTATCCCCCAACTATTTAAGTAAGATTGAACATCTTCAAAGTAACGGTAAGACTCACGGGAAAGAAATTCAAGAATAACCGGAGCATCATAGAGTTTTGGAGCATCAATTTCGCAGTCCAAAATTCTCAAAATATTCGTGGTTTTTCTTCGATTACACGTCTCACAAAGGGCAAACTCCTTCATCAGTTCCTTTTCTTCAATGTAGTCAAGGAGTGTTCTCTTGTAAATCTCCCTTTCCTCTGGTGTTCCAATAGAATTAATCTCCAGTTGGAAATTCTCAAGGCCCATCTCTTTGAGAATCCTGACCGCCATTTCTATTACCTCGGCATCGAGAAGAGGGTCTTTTATTCCGAGGGCCTCAGCGCCAATCTGCCAAAATTCTCTGTACCTACCACGCTGAGGCCTTTCCGCCCTAAACATGTTCATAACATAAGCCAGTTTAGCAGGGGGATGTATCTGATTCTCAAGGAAAGCTCTGATAATAGAAGCAGTACCCTCGGGCCTCAAGGCCAATAGCCTCTCACCTCGGTCCTGAAAAACAAACATTTCCTTTTCCACAATATCCGTTGAGGCTCCAATGCTTCTGGAAAACAATTCGGCGTACTCAAAGGTAGGAGTGATCATGAACGTATAGCCATAACTTTCAAGTACTCTTCTGGCTTTTTTA
Coding sequences within it:
- a CDS encoding endonuclease V; this encodes MKEKLPEIQLLKKVQEELRSLVITVNKLQDYEYIGGCDVSYRKNEGVGVFVVFNRQFKLLDVAVVKRGIEFPYIPGYLAFREVPFLIDSYNKLKVKPDIVLVDGQGIAHPRGFGVASHLGVLLNLPTIGVAKSRLYGYCDMPELVRGNFTYLRDRNNAVIGACLVTKDRSKPLYVSIGHLVDLDMAIKVVLENTLHYKILEPLRVAHLFTRREK
- the hisS gene encoding histidine--tRNA ligase: MSAKFQRPRGTRDILPEEEKFREGLIKKARRVLESYGYTFMITPTFEYAELFSRSIGASTDIVEKEMFVFQDRGERLLALRPEGTASIIRAFLENQIHPPAKLAYVMNMFRAERPQRGRYREFWQIGAEALGIKDPLLDAEVIEMAVRILKEMGLENFQLEINSIGTPEEREIYKRTLLDYIEEKELMKEFALCETCNRRKTTNILRILDCEIDAPKLYDAPVILEFLSRESYRYFEDVQSYLNSWGIEYTINPKLVRGLDYYTHTVFEIKVKELGAQDTVCGGGRYDRLVEELGGPATPAMGFAIGVDRIVVAMESAIPKLKGPFYFVATVGEVERGYGIRLLKKLRDWYIPSDMCYELKSLKAQLKIADRIGAQRTIIVGEDEIMRGKVRVRNMETGEEIEVDENELKALYERETS